Genomic segment of Kiloniellales bacterium:
AAGAAGACGTAGCGGCCGTCCGGCGTGAACTTGGGCCCGCCGTGTAGGGCGTAGCGGGTGGGGAAGCGGTGCAGCGGCTCGAAGCGGTCACCGTCCAGGATGGTCGCGTGGTGGTCGCCGGTCTCGACCACCACGAAGAGGTTCAGCGGGTCGGCTTCGAAGACCGGCTTATCGACCGAGGGACGCGCCTCCTCGAAGGTCCGACTGGCCTCGATCTCAGCGACGCCCCAGGTCGGCAGCTCGCGCAGCGGCGTGTAGATCAGCGCGACCAGCGCCTCGATCTCCGCCCCGCTCAAGGTCTCGGCGAAGCCGGGCATCTGGGTGGCGGCCCGGCCTTCGGCCACAACTTTGGCCGCCTTGGCCCGCTTCAGCCGGCGCAGGTTCTCGGGCAGCAGCGCCGGTCCGGTGCCGCCCAGGCGGTCGGCGCCGTGGCAGGACGCGCAATGCGTGGCGTAGAGCGCATCGCCCGCCTCTGCCGCCGCGGGCGGCGCGGTCCAGCCCAGCAGGGGCAGGAGGAGGCTAAGCGCGCAGGCGAGCCGCTTCATGCTTGCGTCCCCTGTAGGGTGTCACGGTCAGGCGCTCGCCGCCGTCCTCGACTCCGATCTCAGCGTCGGTCAGGTAGCAGGCCGGGTCCTCGGCCCAGGGATCGCCGGTCAGCTGCAGGGCGCGGACCCGGGTGTTGCCGCCGCAGATGTCGAAGTGGCGGCAGGCGCCGCAGCGGCCCTTGACCCGGCGCGGCCGCTGCTTGAGGCCGGCCAGGATCGGATCGGAGAGGTCGGTCCAGATCTCCGAGAAGCGCCGCGCCTTCACGTTGCCCAGGCTGTAGTGCCACCAGAAGGTGTCCGGGTGGACGTTGCCCAGGTTGTCGATGTTGGCGACGTTGACGCCCGAGGCGTTGCCGCCCCACTGGGCCAGCTTGGCACCGATGTGCTCCGCCAGCTCCGGAAAACGCCGCCGGACCCAGAACAGCAGGTAGACACCGTCGGCGTCGTTGTTGCCCGTGACGTACTCCTTGTGGCGCCCGGCGTCGGCGTCGGCCCAGGCCCGCTCGAAGAGCAGGTCCATGGCGTCGCGCGTCACCTGCCAGCGGGCGTCGTCGCCCCGGTTCTTGTTGCCGCGGCCGGCGTAGACCAGGTGCGAGAGGTAGAACTTGTCGACGCCCTCGGCCTCGGCGAGGTCGAGCAGGGCCGGCAGCTGGTGCGCGTTGTCCAGGGTCATGGTGAAGCGCAGGCCGACCTTGATGCCCCGGTCGCGGCAAAGCCGCACGGCGGCCAGGGAGTCGGCGAAGGCGCCGTCGCGGCCGCGGAAGCGGTCGTGAGTCTCGCCCAGGCCGTCGAGCGAAATGCCGACGTAGTCGTAGCCTATGTCCTGAATTCGCTCGATGTTGCTCTCGTCGATCAGGGTCCCGTTGGACGAGAGGCCGACGTAGAAGCCGAGGTCCTTGGCCCGCCGGGAGATCTCGAAGATGTCCGGACGCAGCAGCGGCTCGCCGCCGGAGAGGATCAGCACCGGGACGCGGAAGGCCTTGAGGTCATCCATCACGGCGAAGACCTCCTCGGTCGAAAGC
This window contains:
- a CDS encoding cytochrome D1 domain-containing protein, giving the protein MKRLACALSLLLPLLGWTAPPAAAEAGDALYATHCASCHGADRLGGTGPALLPENLRRLKRAKAAKVVAEGRAATQMPGFAETLSGAEIEALVALIYTPLRELPTWGVAEIEASRTFEEARPSVDKPVFEADPLNLFVVVETGDHHATILDGDRFEPLHRFPTRYALHGGPKFTPDGRYVF
- the nirJ gene encoding heme d1 biosynthesis radical SAM protein NirJ, with the translated sequence MFRLSQFMQEIVAPTPLGPKRNPPGPVVIWNLIRRCNLLCKHCYSISGDVDFPGELSTEEVFAVMDDLKAFRVPVLILSGGEPLLRPDIFEISRRAKDLGFYVGLSSNGTLIDESNIERIQDIGYDYVGISLDGLGETHDRFRGRDGAFADSLAAVRLCRDRGIKVGLRFTMTLDNAHQLPALLDLAEAEGVDKFYLSHLVYAGRGNKNRGDDARWQVTRDAMDLLFERAWADADAGRHKEYVTGNNDADGVYLLFWVRRRFPELAEHIGAKLAQWGGNASGVNVANIDNLGNVHPDTFWWHYSLGNVKARRFSEIWTDLSDPILAGLKQRPRRVKGRCGACRHFDICGGNTRVRALQLTGDPWAEDPACYLTDAEIGVEDGGERLTVTPYRGRKHEAARLRA